The DNA sequence TTTGAACAAAttgggatccttagtggcatctgcaatgtatATAATAAGAGAAAAATTAAATCTGTAAGACTtcaattcattattaaaccactGCACGGGGgttttttcagcagtttgtcgTCCTTTTTTTAGcagaaaatgctttaatattaagttgTTATAAGTGTCGGTAAGAAAGACTGCCAAAAAATCAGAATCATTattaatataatagaaaaatccatctttttactagctagcgcacgtttaagcttctgtaaaccagaagaagtaataaaccgttcAAATGTttgattagtttttttttattattgtataatggctttgccATAGCCAATTAGCCATGTTCGATTAGTGTCTACAACTTTATGcccagagtcaataaataaaaattgagctcgatggtcagaaaaacaaggttcaaatacgcccactctgtagatattttcagaaaaatttgttataatgttgtcgatgcaactactggactgggatgtgattctagcataatcgtttatagttacttttagaccaaaatatgtTTTTGTATATCAAAAAAAGggtcagattcaattttaaaatttatattaaaatcaccaagtatgatcagtttgtctgctttactaagcaaggacgttatgacattctcaaaattcaccaaaaacaagtcaaagtcacccttaACCGATCTGTATGCagttgaaatattggtttttatggaaggtacataaattgcacaaaactgaactttgctctacattatattcatgtagattaagagaagaatatataagattttcttttacataaattgcaactccaCTTTGTTTCtttttaccctacaaaagaaattagctaatgaaaagcAGAAGATCCtaattcgttttaaatttccttCACTTTACAATGCTCCGAAAAACATATAACGTCATATAAATTTTGATCCGCAAGAAAAGCATTgatcatatcgactttatttcaaatacactgcaaattaacatgaaacatgcttaccgtaccttgtcgaattagtttattttgataaaagtttgtagaagctTCTAGGTTTTTTTCTCCGTCTTCGAtatgtgctgaaaatttcttttaaagttaaatctCCTAACGGCAGCTTCTTTGGGTCAAATATAAGGTCTCTAGACTTCGTCAATTTTATCGAAATGGAAAAATACCTTATATGTGGAATATTTGTCAGTTCTATGCCATCGATCGGGTACCGTCTCACCCCAAAATTTTAGAAGATCATCGGCTTTCATATCAACACCTATGCGGGACACATGTACATGACCTTGTCTTGGAATGGTGTTTACAGTAGACGATTCGTTGCTTCCAATAAtcggtttgtatttgttttcttttttcgattgggtattccaagatgagtgtcctgtttttagattgtttttattttctctttgttTATCACTCATGTATGAATGAGGTCGACTTGTTTTTTTGTTAATGACAATTTAGTGGGGTCTTGACTGGTAGAACCTGAGTTTCTCGGACCAGCttcatttacagttttttcgctaGATGACGTTAGTATGGGTATGgctgaatttttaatatatttatcttttaataaagaaaagTTTTGTTGTATATCGGCAAAAACTTAGGGAGTTATAGATTAGAATAGATGGGAAGCAAGTTTTAACGAGTGTAATTGTACACTACCTTGTGCTGAATTTACAGCGGATTATCAGGATGGCCGCGCACGTTGACCTAGTTGTTAACAAAGCCGAAAAGGTATCGGACATTTTCTCGGACCAGCttcatttacagttttttcgctaGATGACGTTAGTATGGGTATGgctgaatttttaatatatttatcttttaataaagaaaagTTTTGTTGTATATCGGCAAAAACTTAGGGAGTTATAGATTAGAATAGATGGGAAGCAAGTTTTAACGAGTGTAATTGTACACTACCTTGTGCTGAATTTACAGCGGATTATCAGGATGGCCGCGCACGTTGACCTAGTTGTTAACAAAGCCGAAAAGGTATCGGACATCCTGAACTTAGGTAAGAGGACAAAATGGAGCTGTTAGTTAAACTCATGCAATGTAGCAAAAAATATTAGAAGCTCATGAATTGCACGATTGCTACGACAATACAAGGAGAAGGGAGACGGAAGTAACAGcggaagaaaaaagagagaatattgTAGTTTCATGTAACTACATACTATGGAGATGAGTAGATATATAGCAGATGAAGAAATAGTGGGGCATGGTGAAGTAATAGCACAATGTACTAGCTTGAGAAACAAATTAACTTTGTTGGAACAAAATAAGCTCCTCATATACAAGGTAATTATAAAGCCGGTctgataatatatattatatacaaatcAACAATTTTATctcataaaattactttaaaaaaatgtaacagtGAATTACTTCCTAGGCATCTGCTTTATTTTAGTTGCTAAATAATTTATTCATTGTATTATTACATATATACCTAATAGATAGAAAAACTATAGATTGTAAATTTataaaagatattaaataaaaaaaattacttgaagtttgtgtaatataaaaaatactttggtAATGCTTTAcacatttttttgcatttttgtatTTGGAGGGATTCGatttatatatctatattataTAATCTATAGCAAATACTCAGCTTTTTGTTGCAACAAATAAAATGTAGGGGAGAGTGttgggacgtgtacgaactcatcactatatagccccccataaaattattagaccctcggagatatagtaaactgatcaccggcatcctttggagattggtaaactcatcaccgcagataggtaaactcatcaccgggatttttgcctggttcctaatgcgaaagattgcctcttacctgttatatttctcgtttatgtgataatttaataaattcagaaattattttaagcaagttgctttaaaatttaactaagatattaatatgtctcactgtgtggcctattagacgtatctgccaatctaaatggttttgagatctaaaaattagTTACATAGGagttcgatagtgaactttaaaatgaaaatatttgtcaacatgtgctatttttgtttatatcggaaggagtcccaacttcgttatttgattttcattgcatttttatatttctcattgaattctcgagataatttgttaagcatacattcggtctaagtcttactgttttggcgttatttgactatcttgaaaataatagacgattttggtcaggaagtaaatataaaatgcctaataaataggaaaagctaaaaacttgagtgtgctattattgcattgaagtcgaaggaaacttaattttttacacgtgcaaagctttacattttatggcatcattggcggaaatttttaaatttgaagtaatcagcaatgcatttattgtgacagcatgcatcaaaatgcttaagttcagtttcctgtactttatctttcaatgacttgtacaaagattccacaattagagtgcttttaaaagcattttttttacattttttggttagttttcgccattatttgtaggagtcagatgagttgttcatttaattttataatcatcatgacaactaacctcaattagtgtaagacacaaaataatttttattctgtaatttgtactaattttgtttattgtagcaccctgatgatgcagataaagatttgcgaaagcttggtagactaaaaagagtacttctttgtcctatcttcagctgcacacccaaatagttgtgttttgtagtctaactgatcagcgttgactacaagcgtttatcgcttttttagtatatatatatatatatatatatatatatatatatatatatatatatatatatatatagtctagTATAgagtccaattaagtcggtaccatatggaaaatttttttatttttagttttatgaaaaaaatttattctctagttctgaatgatctagaacttcaatcatcaaaatcagatattagtattcttcagtcatttacgcggttcgttaaacaacatgaattttattaagacttgagaatatcaATGTGACTAACAATTTAATAAGAAATCttaaaatgtaatatcagaaaaggtaatctacagcaaaagtaatattatgccttgcctacaagaaacatcttatacagttaacttaaagaacttaatttcgctgatttttttctgtttgatcaggatgattcgcgaaaactagtgcgaaacaactaaacaaaaacattataaaatttctactcaccagttgtatgacatttagccttacaccctttcgtcgcacaagtccacaaaaggaaattcgatttttttagagtatttcgcaattgaaatttgaaattattgataaccattattctttgtccgcgttggctcaggacgtaatcaattagcagttcactatccatgttgaagaaacaagggcaaatgaagagaattttttcttttcgcatgattttaggtagctatcaatagaattttgtggaatttccaaataaaaaccaataaattgcagttgcatttaagttggatttggattattctgtgaaattaccaaaaactagccgtttgctgggattttatggtctatacctgatccggggtgcaggtaagccagtgatcagtttaccaatctcttagggtctattttgaaaaccctacttttatgacggtgatgagtttgtactatgtacgagggtatttatggtaattggtgatgagtttacgtgtacccgagTGTTGTACCTCGGACCGGGTTGTACCTCGGGTCAGTTGACTTTCTTTCTTACCCACTACAGATTTCTCTTCGATTTGGTTGAATTAGTGGTTTAATAATATCAGCGGTAGATGGCATCTAAATACACTTATCAAAAAATTGCAGCGTGGTGACTTGCAGagcgttttgtgttttgtttgatCGTAAGTAAATTATTTACCTATTTGTTATCTGTTAAAATCCGcttcaaatgtaaatatatatattttattattatctgtaATGGACAATATATATTTACGCTTGATAATCATGAATGTATTTTTTGTCTAAACGCATAACCtaatattagaaaacaaaaaacagctGAAATTGTTACGTTGTGTACCTTGGGTCACCGGTAGGTCGTGTACCTTGGACCGGACCAAGCTACAATCTTATTGCGAATTAACattattttgacttttatttaaattaattggtgtgtctgttaccaaaaaaaccttttattattgtttcagatagTCATTTTAAAATGCCGAGAAGTAAAGTGGGTATCAAAAGACCACATTTAAATGCCCAGGATTTAACTGCAGCCGCAAATAAATGCATAAGTGGTGAATTAACAATTAGGGAAGCAGCAAAGTACTATAACATATCAAAAACCACGCTGATCAGGCACGTAAAATCCTTCAGGCAGTCGGGGGCTTCAGAATTTTCTTATGTTGCTGCCAATAATGtaaaacaagtttttaataaagaagaggaagctgagttaaaaatatatcttctcaCTGCTGCACGCCTCCACTATGGTTTGAGGAAAATGGAAGTTCGTACTTTAGCATACCAGTATGCAACTGCAAATAACAAGTCTTATCCGCCTTCTTGGGACCAAAAAAAGATAGCTGGCAAGGAATGGCTGAGGCAGTTTCTTAGAAGACATGAAGATTTATCACTTCGTAAACCAGAACCTACAAGTTTGGCCAGATCAATATccttcaataaaacaaatatatcttcCTTTTTTAAGAACTACAAAGAAGCTTTGTCTCGTggagatttttccccagaaaaaaTTTGGAATTGTGACGAGACAGGGTTAACGACTGTCCATGTACCACCAAAAATTGTAGGACCTAAGGGAATAAAACAATTAGGTCAAATGACAAGTGGAGAGCGAGGTCAAAATGTAACCTTGATAGCCTCAATAAATGCAATTGGAAATCATATTCCGccaatgatgatatttccgagggTTAATTTTAAGCCTCACATGCTAAAAGGTTGTCCAGTTGGAACTATAGGAGGTGCAAATTCGTCCGGCTGGtcaaacgaaatattgtttttgGAATACCTACAACACTTTAAAAATCATGTGAAACCAACAGTTGAAAATCCAGTTATATTACTTTTGGATAATCACGATAGCCACGTGAATGTAAGTGTCATTAATTTCTGTAAGAAGAATGGAATTCTACCGATAACGTTTCATCCCCACACCAGCCACAAAATGCAACCGCTCGATCGAACAGTTTTTGGACCGATGAAAACTTACTATAATACCGCCTGTAGTGAGTGGATGATTATGCACCCTGGACAACCTATTACGATTTACGATATAGCCGAACTTGCAGGTAAGGCATTTCCAAAAGCATTTACTACATCTAATATCCAGAAGGGATTTGAGGTGAGCGGTCTCTATACCGTCAAtgaaaacatttttgaagataatgAGTTTCTGTCTTCGTATGTAACTGATCGTCCTTTAAACCAGCTTACTGACAGTCGCGAGCAAGTCAATGTTGAACAGGACGGGGAAAAAACTAAAACTACAGTTAATGAAAGGGAAGTCTCTACTCCTTCTACCTGAAATATTCGTCAAGCAGGAACTTCAGGAAGTTCTATTACACCTGAAATGTTGCGACCCTATCCAAAGGCACCTGTTCGCAAAAAGAAGTTAGGAAGAGCAAGAGGAAAGTCACGAATACTTACCGATACTCCAGAGAAAGATGAAATAGCTACGCTTAAAAAGGGAAAGACGGTATCATTTGAGAAAGTGCAGGCAGTTACAAAGCAAATAGCGACAGAAGATATACAAAATGTGCCAAAGAGAGCTGCTAAGTATGATAGTGAATCAAGTTCAAGTGATGGAGGTACATTTGAGGACTTGGTAACtagagaagaagaattattaaatgaccaaaaaatatatgacttaTCTGAAAATAACGAGATTAAAAAAGGAGACTTTGTTTTAGTGAAAGTGGCAGGGAAgaaatcttttgtttattatgttgccGAGATACTGAACAGTGGAATTAATAATGAACTTAGATATTTACGTAGAATTCTAGATTCCAATAAGTTTATAAACGACTCAACCGAGACTTATGATTTTTTACGCAATGATATTGTACATAAACGTCCACAACCGCACAAAATAAGCGGAACTGCACGTCACGATGCGCACCTgaaatttaatgttaaatttagCGGATATAAtgtcaaataagtttttatttactaaattaatcattagttaatcataatgttctgattattttgagatattaaataaaacatttcaagatttgttctattttttttataactgtcCAAGGTACAATATAATGCTGGTCCAAGGTACAATATATGCTGGTCCAAGGTACATTACCAGTTTGTACCTTGGGTCAACATGCAAGGGcctgctaaaatatattttttaactaactaCTAAGCTTAAAATGTGTCAATAAAAAGAAAGCATGTAGCCAAATAGACAAAGTAACTAATACATTGGATAAACTttgcaaatatataattttaggatttagaaaaaaataaaaactaaaaattgaccCAAGGTACAAACACTCTCCCCTATctataagtaaaaatttataaaataataagtaTATTACTCTCTGAATCCGCATAAAAAAAATGAATGTATTCATTAATggttaaaattaaattactatcCCTTTATTTGTCCGGCACTGGCGAATCACCAAAATGGAAAAATAAAGCGTATAGCCAGAGAGTGCTCGAGTTACAAATAAAAGCTGCAGTGATTTGTTCTATCCAGTTAGACATTCAACAAAGCGGAACAAACATCTTTGCCTCAAACTAACACTATTGTTAAAAAGCGAGTTCTAAAACAAAGATGAGCATCAGGAAATTtcgaataaataaaaattcatgttatagtttATGGTATTGCTACGACTTTCGACACCCATTATATGGAGTGCAGGATGATTCTTGAAAGTTGTGCTTAAGGTTTAGCACTTAGTTTCATATTGTTATTGCTAGAAATGTTTATGTGACTTTTAGGATTTAATGGAGTATTTCTCTAGAATGTTAGAGTGCAACTTAAAATAAAGATTGTTTTTAATATCTGAGATATGActttttaagatttaaaaaacttactatggggtaaaaacttcttttgaaaaaaggtataaaatttattaaaaaaattaaaacattatccaaaatggattaataaattttcaaaacGTTTTTAATCCTATCGGATCATTACCAATGAAAAACGTCTACAAAGTTATTGGAACTAGCCACATAATGAGGTCAGatgcgttaacaggccttttaggcccattgatggatggataatttccatcgttttctgttcttagctgcCAGCTTTCAATTCTGATTTCCATCTCTCAGACGTTTTCCATCACTACAACTCTCCATTTCTTTTTTGGTCTTTCtctctttttttgccctcaggtactctccaaccaatattcttgacTTGTCTCTCACCTTGCATTATTTCTATATGTCCGAGTCATTCTATTCTACGTTTTTTCACTGCTTTTGTTATTGTAGGAATAGCATACAATTGGTAAACTTCTAAATTAGTTCGTcatctccattctccctctaatACTtctccaccaaatattctgcgaagtatctttctttcccatgcttctaATCTGTTCTGTATGCTTTTGTTCATAGCCCATGTCTCGGCAGCATAtagtatagcattgtgggtctaattataattacgagatatatctttggtcTTAATTATTTTGCTTATGGCCCCAGCACATCTGTTGCTCTTGATCAGTCtgaggttgatttcagtttcttccttacatgtctgatcaataatcGTACCCAAGTACATATATTAATCCacctcgaattctacaactgatccaccTTTCATCTCCATTAAAGAAGACCCTGATGTTTATTCCTTTTCTTTTTTCGAGATTTCCATGTAtttggatttattaatattaactttaacTCCCATTTTatagctttcccgaatcagtctttttgccaTACTTGCCAGTTctctttccatttcttgcaagGAGAACCTCTTCATCAGCATacgctaagcattggtgctctttGTATAAAAGAgtgccggacctatttatcccactaatccttacaattaTTTCTAGAACCCTATTGAATAGCAAGGTAGACAActggtctccttggcgaacaccttttttcacttcgaattcttctgagattgtaccgttgcatttcacagcacaaatggtatGTCTAATTGTCAAttttaccaatcttact is a window from the Diabrotica undecimpunctata isolate CICGRU chromosome 10, icDiaUnde3, whole genome shotgun sequence genome containing:
- the LOC140451743 gene encoding uncharacterized protein → MEVRTLAYQYATANNKSYPPSWDQKKIAGKEWLRQFLRRHEDLSLRKPEPTSLARSISFNKTNISSFFKNYKEALSRGDFSPEKIWNCDETGLTTVHVPPKIVGPKGIKQLGQMTSGERGQNVTLIASINAIGNHIPPMMIFPRVNFKPHMLKGCPVGTIGGANSSGWSNEILFLEYLQHFKNHVKPTVENPVILLLDNHDSHVNVSVINFCKKNGILPITFHPHTSHKMQPLDRTVFGPMKTYYNTACSEWMIMHPGQPITIYDIAELAGKAFPKAFTTSNIQKGFEVSGLYTVNENIFEDNEFLSSYVTDRPLNQLTDSREQVNVEQDGEKTKTTVNEREVSTPST